The following coding sequences are from one Prochlorococcus marinus CUG1438 window:
- a CDS encoding acyltransferase, translated as MNIISLIKRELRDWLEFFVRYIPGKVGFFTRELYLKTRISSPFENNRFECGIRVDYPRNIEFGSNSYFGIDCKIYASEYSNIKIGSNVTFNSNVMINARGKGKIIIGDEVLIGPNAVLRSNNHSYEKLDEPIISQGMAEGEIIIEDNVWIGSNCVILPNCRIGKGAIIAAGAVVTADVETNCVVGGIPAKFIKRR; from the coding sequence ATGAATATTATTTCGCTAATTAAAAGGGAATTAAGAGACTGGTTGGAATTTTTTGTTAGGTACATTCCAGGAAAAGTTGGTTTTTTTACTAGAGAACTATATTTAAAAACAAGAATTTCTTCCCCCTTTGAAAATAATCGTTTTGAATGCGGTATAAGAGTCGATTATCCAAGAAATATCGAATTTGGTTCAAATTCTTATTTTGGGATTGATTGCAAAATTTATGCTTCAGAATACAGCAATATAAAAATTGGCTCAAATGTAACTTTTAACTCTAATGTAATGATAAATGCTAGAGGTAAAGGAAAAATAATTATTGGAGATGAAGTATTGATCGGTCCTAATGCTGTTTTGAGATCAAACAATCATTCCTATGAAAAACTTGATGAACCAATAATCTCGCAAGGTATGGCTGAAGGTGAGATAATAATTGAGGATAATGTATGGATTGGCTCTAATTGTGTTATTTTGCCTAATTGTCGAATTGGTAAAGGAGCAATAATTGCTGCGGGAGCAGTTGTTACAGCAGATGTAGAAACTAATTGTGTAGTTGGAGGAATTCCTGCTAAATTTATAAAAAGAAGGTGA
- a CDS encoding polysaccharide biosynthesis protein: MKIKEGFKLPIRNSTIKKRVEILRGYFLDLSKIKKFFISLFVDSLLCLITTWLSFCLRLGDVIPIETVLFLPSYLSILCAIPIFYLSGLYKTIFRYSGWHAMLTVSKSIFLYGLVYSFFITLITITDVPRTVGIIQPLLLFFAVGGSRAFIRFWIGDLYRTRLKKSSLPKAVIYGAGDSGRKLLLALENNNEWEVSCFLDDDIDKQGRVLSGKKIHSPDYLEFLSTQKNISYLLLALPRISRSKRKEIINKVSKYNLSVRTLPSLIDIAKGKKAITDLIELEIDDLLGRDKVSPNEELMKKNIHNKIVLVTGAGGSIGSQLCREIFNIGPKKILLLDSNEYALYSILNELDTLNQNKSIKIIPLLASVQNRKNIRIILETWKPDTVYHAAAYKHVPIVEHNLAEGVKNNVFGTLTLAIESLELGISNFVLISTDKAVRPTNVMGATKRLSEICLQALFASKTKSQITKFSIVRFGNVLDSSGSVIPKFRKQINDREPLTVTHPEINRFFMTIKEAAELVIQAGAMAKGGEVFLLEMGEPVKILDLAKKMIQLSGLKLKDKNNPNGDIEIIITGLRPGEKLYEELLIGSNSVETIHPKIFKAQEEFIPWSELKIEINKLEEFVQINDLENIIKIFKKLVVGFSPSKKIVDYIFNEKLKKDIY; the protein is encoded by the coding sequence GTGAAAATAAAAGAAGGTTTTAAATTGCCAATAAGAAATTCAACAATAAAAAAAAGAGTTGAAATACTTCGGGGATACTTTTTAGATTTATCAAAGATAAAAAAATTTTTTATATCTCTTTTTGTAGATTCTTTATTATGTTTAATTACAACATGGCTTTCTTTTTGTCTACGACTTGGAGATGTTATACCAATTGAAACCGTTTTATTTTTGCCATCATATTTATCAATTTTATGTGCCATACCAATTTTCTATTTGAGTGGATTATATAAGACAATTTTTAGATATTCTGGTTGGCATGCAATGTTGACAGTCTCAAAATCTATATTCCTGTATGGATTGGTTTATTCATTTTTTATTACATTAATTACAATAACTGATGTCCCAAGAACAGTTGGCATAATACAACCTTTATTGTTATTTTTTGCGGTAGGTGGATCAAGGGCTTTTATTCGTTTTTGGATTGGAGATCTCTATCGGACAAGACTTAAAAAGTCGAGTTTGCCAAAGGCGGTAATTTATGGTGCAGGAGATTCAGGAAGAAAATTGCTTTTAGCATTAGAGAATAATAATGAATGGGAAGTCTCTTGTTTCCTAGATGATGATATAGATAAACAGGGTAGAGTTTTGTCAGGGAAAAAAATTCATTCTCCGGATTATTTAGAATTCTTATCAACCCAAAAAAATATTTCTTATCTTTTGCTTGCCTTACCGAGAATATCAAGATCAAAAAGAAAGGAAATTATTAATAAGGTAAGTAAATATAATTTGTCAGTTAGAACCTTACCCTCCTTAATAGATATTGCAAAAGGGAAAAAGGCAATAACTGACTTAATTGAACTTGAAATTGATGACCTTCTTGGAAGAGATAAAGTATCTCCCAATGAGGAATTAATGAAAAAAAATATTCATAACAAAATTGTTCTAGTTACAGGCGCTGGAGGTTCTATAGGCAGTCAATTATGTAGAGAAATTTTTAATATTGGACCTAAAAAGATCTTATTACTAGATTCTAATGAATATGCTCTTTATTCCATTCTGAATGAATTAGATACTTTGAATCAAAATAAATCCATTAAAATAATCCCACTTCTTGCTTCAGTTCAGAATAGAAAAAATATTAGAATTATTTTGGAAACTTGGAAGCCAGATACTGTTTATCATGCAGCCGCTTATAAACATGTACCAATAGTTGAACATAATCTTGCTGAGGGTGTTAAAAATAATGTTTTTGGGACGTTAACTCTTGCTATTGAGTCATTGGAGTTGGGTATTTCTAATTTTGTATTAATTTCTACTGATAAAGCTGTCCGTCCTACAAATGTTATGGGTGCGACCAAAAGACTTAGTGAGATTTGTCTTCAAGCACTTTTTGCTAGTAAAACAAAAAGTCAAATTACTAAGTTTTCTATCGTTAGATTTGGAAATGTTCTTGATTCCTCTGGATCAGTAATACCAAAATTTAGAAAGCAAATTAATGATAGAGAGCCGTTGACTGTTACGCATCCAGAGATAAATAGATTTTTTATGACAATAAAAGAAGCTGCTGAATTAGTTATTCAGGCTGGGGCTATGGCAAAGGGCGGGGAAGTTTTTTTACTAGAGATGGGAGAACCTGTTAAAATTTTGGATCTTGCAAAAAAAATGATCCAATTATCTGGTTTGAAACTTAAAGATAAAAATAACCCCAATGGCGATATTGAAATCATTATTACCGGTTTAAGACCTGGGGAGAAATTATATGAAGAACTTTTGATAGGTAGTAATTCTGTTGAAACAATTCATCCAAAGATTTTTAAGGCTCAAGAAGAATTTATACCTTGGTCTGAATTAAAAATAGAAATAAATAAACTTGAGGAATTTGTTCAAATAAATGATTTAGAGAATATCATTAAAATTTTTAAAAAGCTTGTTGTTGGTTTTAGTCCATCCAAAAAGATTGTTGATTATATTTTTAATGAGAAATTAAAAAAAGATATCTATTAA
- the galE gene encoding UDP-glucose 4-epimerase GalE yields the protein MNRILLTGGFGYIGSHTAAILSELKEEFIIFDDFSNCKENIVERLERVIGKKISYVKGDIRDTSKLIKTIKNNKISSVLHFAALKSIQDSVNNPLKYYEVNVLGTISLLNAMKINGVKNFLFSSSASIYGEPKYLPIDENHPLMAINPYGETKLMIEKILRDLVKYDQNWSISCLRYFNPIGAHPSGLIGDDPISGKSQNLMPSLIDVAKGLKKNIDIYGNNYETKDGTGVRDYIHIMDLASAHVKALTHLKKSSGINIFNLGTGRGYSVMELIGTFEKVTGKKIPKKIIKRREGDVSSCYADPTKSNRVLEWKTKMDLNQMCSSAWKFSKNKD from the coding sequence ATGAATCGTATTTTACTTACTGGAGGATTTGGTTATATCGGATCGCATACTGCTGCAATATTATCAGAATTAAAAGAAGAATTTATAATATTTGATGACTTTAGTAATTGCAAAGAAAATATTGTAGAAAGATTAGAAAGAGTAATTGGCAAAAAAATTTCTTATGTTAAGGGTGATATAAGAGATACTTCTAAATTAATAAAGACTATAAAAAATAATAAAATTTCATCAGTTTTACATTTTGCGGCTCTTAAATCTATACAAGATTCAGTAAATAATCCTCTTAAATATTACGAAGTTAATGTTTTAGGAACTATTAGCTTGCTCAATGCGATGAAAATAAATGGAGTCAAAAATTTTTTATTTAGTAGTAGTGCCTCCATTTATGGAGAGCCAAAGTATTTGCCAATTGATGAAAATCACCCACTAATGGCAATAAATCCTTATGGAGAGACTAAATTAATGATAGAAAAAATACTTAGAGATTTAGTGAAATATGACCAAAATTGGTCTATCTCATGTTTGAGATACTTTAATCCAATAGGAGCGCATCCATCTGGCCTGATTGGAGATGATCCAATTTCAGGAAAATCACAAAATCTAATGCCCTCTTTAATTGATGTTGCAAAAGGTCTTAAAAAAAATATTGATATCTATGGAAATAATTATGAGACTAAAGATGGTACTGGTGTAAGAGATTATATTCACATTATGGATTTAGCATCTGCTCATGTGAAGGCTTTAACACATTTAAAAAAATCATCAGGTATAAATATATTTAATCTTGGTACTGGTAGGGGATATAGCGTAATGGAATTGATAGGTACATTTGAAAAAGTAACGGGTAAAAAAATTCCCAAGAAAATAATTAAAAGAAGAGAAGGGGATGTATCATCTTGCTATGCAGACCCTACTAAATCAAATAGAGTTTTGGAATGGAAAACAAAAATGGATTTAAATCAAATGTGCTCAAGTGCATGGAAATTTTCAAAAAATAAAGACTAA
- a CDS encoding methyltransferase domain-containing protein: MKKKIILGLARFVSLFWKCIPFTIREFLFTSFFIIESRGNNANEGLKRIFLIQDKLNWVINERAIKYDNGIHPKHRLTGYHDFFIDRINDGESVLDVGCGIGVVAMDIASQRNKSLIIGVDIDKENIEIARKLKIKNSINNINFICGDINSKKDIKSDVVILSNILEHISDRVTFMEDIIKKSGAKKFLIRVPLFERDWQIALRKELEIYYYSDKDHKIEHSIEEFKKEINSCDLKIKELQTIWGEIWAHCFYEQ, encoded by the coding sequence ATGAAAAAGAAAATTATTTTAGGTTTGGCAAGGTTTGTGTCACTTTTTTGGAAATGTATCCCCTTTACTATTAGAGAATTTTTGTTTACTTCTTTTTTTATTATTGAATCAAGGGGAAATAATGCTAATGAGGGATTAAAAAGAATTTTTTTAATACAAGATAAGTTAAATTGGGTTATAAACGAAAGAGCAATTAAATATGATAATGGTATTCATCCTAAGCATAGGTTAACTGGTTATCATGATTTTTTTATTGATAGAATCAATGATGGGGAGTCCGTCTTAGATGTTGGATGTGGGATAGGTGTTGTTGCTATGGATATTGCTTCACAAAGAAATAAAAGTTTAATAATAGGAGTTGATATTGATAAAGAAAATATAGAAATTGCCAGGAAATTAAAAATTAAGAATTCAATTAATAATATTAATTTTATATGTGGGGATATAAATTCCAAAAAAGATATAAAATCAGACGTTGTTATCCTTTCTAATATTCTTGAACATATTTCAGATAGAGTTACTTTTATGGAGGATATTATTAAAAAATCAGGGGCTAAAAAATTTTTAATTAGAGTCCCCCTTTTTGAAAGAGATTGGCAAATTGCTCTTAGAAAAGAATTAGAAATTTATTACTATTCAGATAAAGATCATAAAATTGAACATTCTATTGAGGAGTTTAAAAAGGAAATTAATTCTTGTGATTTGAAAATTAAAGAACTACAAACAATTTGGGGAGAAATTTGGGCTCACTGCTTTTATGAACAATAA
- a CDS encoding glycosyltransferase family 2 protein, with protein MNNNNLELISIIIPCFNSGETLERTINSVYNQTWKNKEIVLVNDGSSDKYTLEIIKKLKDNLYIKVLNQENLGLPAARNNGAKYASGNFLYFIDSDDWLELDALELMYQFYKLNHQDGFVFSDIIIEGKINKIIKKEYNFFEQLFLNQLPYSIFISRENWIKYGGYDEKMKLGYEDWEFNIRLGSQNQYGIRLPQPLFHYNVSNSGMLLSKTSKYHAQIVFYIMNKNKEIYKLKNLLKIWFKWRRKESSFPTSIYFLWYLILKLIPNALVSKLFIISRNFKWFFTRNKILHSIKNFRIL; from the coding sequence ATGAACAATAACAATCTTGAATTGATTTCCATAATTATCCCTTGTTTTAATAGTGGAGAAACACTTGAGCGTACAATTAATTCAGTTTATAACCAAACTTGGAAAAATAAAGAAATCGTTCTAGTTAATGATGGTTCTTCTGATAAATATACATTAGAGATTATAAAAAAATTAAAAGATAATTTATATATTAAAGTTCTAAATCAAGAGAACTTAGGATTGCCTGCTGCTAGAAATAATGGCGCAAAGTATGCTAGTGGTAATTTTCTTTATTTTATTGATTCTGATGATTGGTTAGAATTAGATGCATTGGAATTAATGTATCAATTTTATAAATTGAATCATCAAGATGGATTTGTTTTTTCGGATATTATTATTGAAGGTAAAATAAATAAAATTATTAAAAAAGAATATAATTTTTTTGAACAATTATTTCTTAATCAATTACCTTATAGTATTTTTATTTCTAGAGAAAATTGGATTAAATATGGCGGTTATGACGAAAAAATGAAATTAGGTTATGAAGATTGGGAGTTTAATATAAGATTAGGTTCTCAAAATCAATATGGAATTAGGCTACCACAACCACTTTTTCATTATAACGTTAGCAATTCAGGGATGCTCTTATCAAAAACTAGCAAATATCATGCTCAAATAGTATTTTATATAATGAATAAAAATAAGGAAATATATAAATTAAAAAATTTACTTAAAATTTGGTTTAAATGGAGAAGGAAAGAATCTAGTTTTCCAACATCAATTTATTTCTTGTGGTATTTGATACTAAAATTAATTCCTAATGCCTTAGTTTCAAAACTTTTTATAATTTCAAGAAACTTTAAATGGTTTTTTACAAGAAACAAAATTTTGCATTCTATTAAAAATTTTCGGATTTTATAA
- a CDS encoding glycosyltransferase family 4 protein: MKKKLLFNITEDWFFCSHFVDRALAAKRAGYSIFVISKMNNHKSYIENLGIKFLSVPFNRKSVNPIYEFYIFLRIIYFYLKIKPDIVHHIAAKPIIYGSIAAKICKIKSVINAPVGMGFVFSSDSFKAKMLKPLVKFFLKQFLDSHYGPKRRNKVIFENRDDLNYFIEIGALKPSNAIVIRGAGVKLQVISGKRNSKQIPIVALVARMLKDKGIYEFVEAARKLKNEKLNAKFLLVGDIDPLNPTSLDRKTLSAWQSENVIDWLGWVDDVGSILRETDILCLPSYREGLPKALIEGASYGIPLITTDAVGCREVVEDGVNGFLVPIKDVEELKNKISILINNKDLREKMGKESYKIASSKFASKKINAQTLKVYDELFF; encoded by the coding sequence ATGAAAAAAAAATTACTTTTTAATATTACAGAAGATTGGTTTTTCTGCTCGCATTTTGTTGATAGAGCTCTGGCTGCTAAAAGAGCTGGATATTCCATTTTTGTTATCTCTAAGATGAATAATCATAAAAGTTATATTGAAAATCTGGGGATAAAATTTTTATCTGTACCTTTTAATAGAAAGAGTGTTAATCCAATTTATGAGTTTTATATATTTTTGAGGATTATTTATTTTTACTTAAAAATTAAACCTGATATTGTTCATCATATCGCTGCGAAACCTATCATCTATGGTTCAATTGCAGCCAAAATATGCAAAATCAAATCAGTCATTAATGCACCTGTAGGAATGGGCTTTGTTTTTTCTTCAGATAGTTTTAAGGCAAAAATGCTTAAGCCATTAGTCAAGTTTTTCTTAAAACAATTTCTAGACTCTCATTATGGACCAAAAAGAAGAAATAAAGTAATCTTCGAAAATAGAGATGATTTAAATTATTTTATCGAAATAGGAGCTTTAAAACCCTCTAATGCAATTGTTATAAGAGGCGCTGGAGTTAAATTACAAGTAATTAGTGGTAAAAGAAATAGTAAACAAATACCCATTGTCGCATTAGTTGCAAGGATGCTTAAAGATAAGGGCATTTATGAATTTGTAGAGGCAGCGAGAAAGCTAAAAAATGAAAAATTGAATGCAAAATTCTTATTAGTTGGTGATATCGATCCATTAAATCCTACATCATTAGATAGAAAAACTTTATCTGCTTGGCAGTCTGAAAATGTAATTGATTGGCTTGGGTGGGTTGATGATGTTGGAAGTATTTTAAGAGAAACGGACATATTGTGCTTACCTTCTTATAGAGAAGGATTACCGAAGGCTTTAATAGAGGGTGCGTCTTACGGGATACCTTTAATAACTACTGATGCAGTAGGCTGTAGAGAGGTAGTAGAGGATGGTGTAAATGGTTTTTTAGTTCCAATTAAAGATGTTGAAGAGTTAAAAAATAAAATTTCAATTTTAATAAATAATAAGGATCTCAGAGAAAAAATGGGAAAGGAAAGTTATAAAATAGCTTCTTCTAAGTTTGCATCAAAAAAAATAAATGCCCAAACCTTGAAAGTATATGATGAATTATTTTTCTAA
- a CDS encoding sugar transferase yields MIRITDILISFFALIILLPLIFLIYFLIYLQNKSPIFKQVRMGKNMKRFTLIKFRTMNIGTESLATHLIDDTKVTNFGGILRKTKLDELPQLWNVLRGDMSLVGPRPCLPSQFELIDFRQKYDLYKYLPGITGLAQINGIDMSDPILLANTDYKMMKNLNLKKYFYYLLLTFFGSGFGDRVKRI; encoded by the coding sequence ATGATAAGGATTACAGATATTTTAATTTCTTTTTTTGCGCTAATAATTCTTTTACCCTTAATTTTCTTGATATATTTTTTAATTTATCTTCAAAATAAATCACCAATCTTTAAACAAGTTAGAATGGGAAAAAATATGAAAAGATTTACATTAATAAAATTTAGAACAATGAATATTGGTACTGAATCACTAGCAACACATTTAATAGACGATACTAAAGTAACAAATTTTGGAGGGATTTTAAGAAAAACTAAATTAGATGAACTCCCTCAACTTTGGAACGTTTTGAGAGGAGATATGAGTTTAGTTGGTCCAAGACCATGCCTCCCCTCGCAATTTGAATTGATTGATTTTAGACAAAAATATGATTTGTATAAATATTTACCTGGTATTACTGGTCTCGCTCAAATAAACGGTATAGATATGTCGGATCCGATTCTGCTTGCAAATACTGATTATAAAATGATGAAAAACTTGAATTTGAAAAAATATTTCTATTATTTATTACTGACTTTCTTTGGTAGTGGCTTTGGAGACAGAGTGAAAAGAATTTAG
- a CDS encoding GDP-mannose 4,6-dehydratase, whose protein sequence is MLNLNEYTRFKVINNIVFGGAGFLGSHLVDKLLDNDENVFCIDNLSSGDLYNLKHLKYNKKFIFINHDILNPLVSEIPIEKIWHLACPASPNIYQSDPLKTIRVNYEGTFNILNLAKLFKSKMLFTSTSEVYGITNKNPQKENMPITLSTYSPRACYSEGKRIAETLINSFRETNKMDIKIARIFNTYGPRLNLSDGRVIGNFIKQCSKEDKLTIYGNGTQTRSFCYVSDLIEGLIKLMDSNFIYPINLGNEEEITIIKLAKLIQTKIKREVKLEYLNLPLDDPKKRKPCLDNAKKYLKWNPKVSLSDGLNETINYFI, encoded by the coding sequence ATGCTCAATCTAAATGAATATACAAGATTCAAAGTAATAAATAATATTGTTTTTGGTGGAGCTGGATTCTTAGGCTCTCATCTTGTTGATAAACTTTTAGATAATGATGAAAATGTATTTTGTATTGATAATTTATCTTCAGGAGATTTGTATAACCTCAAGCACTTAAAATATAATAAGAAATTTATTTTTATTAATCACGACATATTAAACCCATTAGTTTCAGAAATACCAATTGAAAAAATATGGCATCTAGCTTGCCCAGCTTCTCCTAATATTTATCAAAGTGATCCCCTTAAGACAATTAGAGTTAATTACGAAGGGACTTTCAATATATTAAATTTAGCAAAATTATTTAAATCAAAAATGCTTTTCACAAGTACCAGCGAGGTTTATGGAATAACTAATAAAAATCCTCAGAAAGAAAATATGCCAATAACTTTATCAACTTATAGTCCCCGAGCCTGCTACTCAGAAGGTAAAAGAATTGCCGAAACACTCATAAACTCTTTTAGAGAAACTAACAAAATGGATATTAAGATAGCAAGGATTTTTAATACTTATGGACCAAGATTGAATCTTAGTGATGGCAGAGTTATAGGGAATTTTATAAAACAATGTTCGAAAGAAGATAAATTGACTATATATGGGAATGGAACTCAAACTAGATCATTTTGCTATGTAAGTGATTTGATTGAAGGCCTCATAAAACTAATGGATAGTAATTTCATATACCCAATTAACCTAGGCAATGAAGAAGAAATCACAATTATTAAATTGGCAAAGTTAATACAGACTAAAATAAAAAGAGAGGTAAAACTTGAGTATCTTAACTTGCCTCTAGATGATCCAAAAAAAAGGAAACCTTGTTTAGATAATGCAAAAAAATACCTAAAATGGAATCCAAAGGTATCATTATCAGACGGTTTAAATGAAACTATCAATTATTTTATATAA
- a CDS encoding nucleotide sugar dehydrogenase, with translation MYSIKKICCIGAGYVGGPTMAVFAKNCPDIEFEVVDINQNRIKAWNSEDLEKLPVFEPGLSEIISFLRGKNIIFSTDLDNAIRSADMIFISVNTPIKKRGLGAGETSDLRWVESCARQISEIAEGHTIVVEKSTLPVRTAQTIKDILLSKDCHLKNKSFSVLSNPEFLAEGTAINDLQCPDRVLIGGDDIEAMEALKKIYLNWIPQEKLILTNLWSSELSKLTANAFLAQRISSINSISAICEVTGADVNEVADAIGKDSRIGSKFLKSGPGFGGSCFKKDILNLVYLAKYYGLYEVADYWRNVVEINSWQQKRIYEIIVRKLFGNLADKKIAILGFAFKKNTNDTRESPSIEICKNLLNEGAFLSIHDVQVTSEIIERNLSNNNNVNSDLDFELNQGKWEYQTNLYDSIKNSDAVILLTEWEIYENIDWEFVSVNVKKPFWIFDTRSIIKDKKIKDLGLNIWQIGNSNKE, from the coding sequence TTGTATTCAATAAAAAAAATTTGTTGTATTGGTGCAGGATATGTTGGAGGTCCAACAATGGCTGTATTCGCTAAAAATTGTCCTGACATTGAATTTGAAGTTGTTGATATAAATCAAAATAGAATTAAAGCATGGAATAGTGAAGACCTTGAAAAGCTTCCTGTTTTTGAACCTGGATTATCCGAAATAATAAGCTTTTTAAGAGGTAAGAATATTATTTTTTCTACAGACTTAGATAATGCAATAAGGAGTGCTGATATGATTTTTATATCTGTTAATACCCCAATAAAAAAGAGAGGATTAGGAGCTGGTGAAACAAGCGATTTAAGGTGGGTCGAATCATGTGCAAGACAGATAAGCGAAATTGCTGAGGGTCATACTATTGTTGTTGAGAAAAGCACTTTGCCAGTAAGAACTGCACAAACCATTAAAGATATACTACTCTCTAAAGATTGTCATCTAAAAAATAAAAGCTTTTCTGTATTATCTAATCCAGAATTCCTTGCAGAAGGTACAGCTATAAATGATCTTCAATGTCCAGATAGAGTATTAATAGGTGGGGATGATATAGAAGCTATGGAGGCGCTTAAAAAAATATATTTAAATTGGATTCCTCAAGAAAAATTAATACTCACAAATTTATGGAGCAGTGAACTTTCTAAATTAACTGCAAATGCTTTTTTGGCCCAAAGAATTAGTTCCATAAATTCAATCTCCGCAATTTGTGAAGTTACTGGTGCTGATGTGAATGAGGTTGCAGACGCAATTGGGAAAGACTCCAGAATTGGATCTAAATTTTTAAAATCAGGTCCAGGCTTTGGTGGAAGTTGTTTTAAAAAAGATATTCTAAATCTTGTTTATTTAGCAAAATATTATGGACTTTATGAAGTCGCCGATTATTGGCGAAATGTAGTTGAAATTAATTCTTGGCAACAAAAGAGAATTTATGAGATTATTGTTAGAAAGCTATTTGGCAATCTTGCAGATAAGAAAATTGCGATTCTTGGATTCGCTTTTAAAAAGAATACCAATGATACTAGAGAATCTCCTTCTATAGAAATTTGTAAGAATCTTTTGAATGAAGGTGCTTTTTTATCTATTCATGATGTACAAGTTACTAGTGAGATTATTGAAAGAAATCTTTCAAATAATAATAATGTGAATTCAGATTTAGATTTTGAATTGAATCAAGGAAAATGGGAATATCAAACTAACCTATACGATTCTATAAAGAATTCAGATGCTGTGATCTTGTTAACAGAATGGGAAATCTATGAGAATATTGACTGGGAATTTGTTTCCGTAAACGTTAAAAAACCCTTCTGGATTTTTGATACGAGATCAATAATTAAAGATAAAAAGATAAAAGATTTAGGACTTAACATTTGGCAAATAGGCAATAGTAATAAAGAATAA
- a CDS encoding O-antigen ligase family protein, which produces MNFIAKLKSSVFADYYSNPIFLKNIGLRLFQLGVLILSVAPAISFLLLLMSSALSSFKRGDNYFKDKYNYPFLVVTILMIFNCIFLTLNKNNFFLLDISNVWIGLSNWLPFFWCFWGFQPYLESRQLRIHTSKLLIIGSLPVLLSGFCQYFLKMYGPYYFFNNLIIWYQRPLANESGVTGLFNNQNYFGAWLCIILPLCLIFLVEKNKNNFRTLLVFLLCLSFVYMIVLTSSRGAILSIFITIFLFTKSIKNKLFILCSLLSLPIFFKLIAKLSLNSKSVIFNFIPYELIKKVFLINLSDLNHFPRIEIWRKSLELIKSNPITGYGAGSFKSLYELSNGAFGEIQHSHNIFLEIAINHGLTSSLIISATIIFIVLNACKEKSNIPLNKSSISEDKMKVFDNAWIISFIVFLMIHIFDITYFDGRISTLAWILLAGMRSIIRERSIIRDSSLKKIF; this is translated from the coding sequence ATGAATTTTATTGCAAAATTAAAAAGTTCAGTTTTTGCAGATTATTATTCGAACCCAATATTTCTCAAAAATATTGGTTTAAGACTCTTTCAATTAGGAGTCTTAATATTATCAGTGGCACCAGCTATATCTTTTCTTTTATTATTAATGTCATCTGCTTTAAGTAGTTTTAAAAGGGGAGATAATTATTTCAAGGATAAATATAATTATCCTTTTTTAGTAGTTACTATTTTGATGATATTTAATTGTATTTTCTTAACATTAAATAAAAACAATTTCTTTTTATTAGATATATCAAATGTTTGGATTGGTCTATCCAACTGGCTGCCCTTCTTTTGGTGTTTTTGGGGGTTTCAACCATATTTAGAAAGTAGACAATTAAGAATTCATACCTCAAAGTTATTAATAATTGGCTCGTTACCAGTTCTTTTAAGTGGATTTTGTCAATACTTTCTAAAAATGTACGGACCATATTACTTCTTTAATAATTTAATTATTTGGTACCAACGTCCACTTGCAAATGAAAGTGGAGTAACAGGGCTATTTAATAACCAAAATTATTTTGGCGCATGGCTATGCATTATCCTTCCTCTTTGTTTGATATTTTTAGTAGAAAAAAATAAAAATAATTTTAGGACCTTGTTAGTATTTTTGCTTTGTTTGAGTTTTGTTTATATGATTGTGCTTACAAGCTCAAGGGGAGCAATCTTATCAATATTCATTACTATTTTTTTATTTACAAAATCAATTAAAAATAAACTTTTTATTTTATGTTCTTTATTGTCATTACCGATATTTTTTAAATTAATCGCAAAACTTTCTTTAAATTCAAAATCTGTAATTTTTAACTTCATTCCATACGAATTAATTAAAAAAGTTTTTTTAATTAATTTGTCAGATTTAAATCATTTTCCAAGAATTGAAATTTGGAGAAAATCTTTAGAACTTATAAAATCAAACCCAATAACAGGTTATGGAGCTGGATCTTTTAAATCTTTATATGAACTCTCAAACGGTGCATTTGGTGAGATTCAACATAGTCATAATATTTTTCTAGAGATTGCAATAAATCATGGCTTAACTTCATCATTAATAATTTCTGCAACAATAATTTTTATAGTTTTGAATGCATGCAAAGAAAAATCAAATATTCCATTAAATAAATCATCAATTTCAGAAGATAAAATGAAAGTATTTGACAACGCATGGATCATTTCATTTATAGTATTTTTAATGATTCATATTTTCGACATAACTTATTTTGATGGCAGGATAAGTACTTTAGCTTGGATACTTTTAGCAGGTATGAGATCAATAATTAGAGAAAGATCGATTATAAGAGATAGCTCTTTGAAAAAAATTTTCTAA